From Geomonas agri, one genomic window encodes:
- a CDS encoding cation:proton antiporter: protein MRVFQITALLTTLTAAFAYINHRFLKLEPTVGLMLQSLLLSLLLWLLLALGIDVMTPAQRIMSRIDFDVLFLQGILSLLLFAGGLFVKVEELLNVKLSIALFAVAGVLVSAGAIGAGFHLITLILGLKVGLAQSLLFGAIMSPTDPVAVLPTLRSHGIPDRLNAWIAGEALFNDGIGIVLFLTLLAVSQGTAQPTARMVFDTLVTQAAGGIAFGTVLGWAGYLIIKTVDNYRLEILITLALVLGGYSLALLVGVSGPLAMVVAGLLIGGRGRKLAMTEHTREHLDQFWDLVEKYLNAILFTLIGLEVLVLSNRLTLIHISTGLMVIPVVLLGRFLSVLAVGGLVRLREPFSLRDATIMTWSGLRGGIAIALAMSLPRGPGVHILVMATYMVVLFSILVQGPTLGRLLNGK, encoded by the coding sequence ATGCGCGTCTTCCAGATCACGGCGCTTCTGACCACGCTCACCGCGGCCTTCGCCTATATCAATCACCGCTTCCTGAAGCTGGAGCCCACGGTCGGGCTCATGCTGCAGAGCCTGCTCCTGTCCCTGTTGCTGTGGCTTTTGCTGGCGCTGGGGATCGATGTGATGACCCCGGCGCAGCGGATCATGAGCCGCATCGACTTCGACGTCCTGTTCCTGCAGGGGATCCTGAGCCTGCTCCTCTTCGCCGGCGGCCTCTTCGTCAAGGTGGAAGAACTCCTCAACGTGAAGCTCAGCATCGCCCTGTTTGCCGTAGCCGGGGTGTTGGTCTCGGCGGGGGCGATCGGCGCCGGATTCCACCTGATTACGCTCATCTTGGGGCTCAAGGTCGGGCTGGCCCAGTCGCTGCTCTTCGGCGCCATCATGTCCCCCACCGACCCGGTAGCCGTGCTCCCGACGCTCAGGAGCCACGGCATCCCGGACCGGCTCAACGCCTGGATCGCCGGGGAGGCGCTCTTCAACGACGGCATCGGCATCGTACTGTTCCTGACCCTGCTGGCCGTGTCGCAGGGGACGGCGCAGCCGACCGCACGGATGGTGTTCGACACCCTGGTCACCCAGGCCGCTGGCGGGATCGCTTTCGGCACCGTGCTGGGATGGGCCGGGTACCTCATCATCAAGACCGTCGACAACTACCGGCTGGAGATCCTGATTACGCTGGCGCTGGTGCTTGGAGGGTACTCACTGGCACTCCTGGTCGGAGTTTCCGGACCGCTGGCCATGGTGGTGGCCGGCCTCTTGATCGGCGGCCGGGGCAGGAAGCTCGCCATGACCGAGCACACCCGCGAGCACCTGGACCAGTTCTGGGACCTGGTGGAGAAGTACCTGAACGCGATCCTGTTCACCCTGATCGGGCTGGAGGTGCTGGTGTTGAGCAACCGGCTCACCCTGATCCACATCTCCACCGGGCTGATGGTGATCCCCGTGGTGTTGCTGGGTAGGTTCCTTTCCGTGCTGGCCGTGGGGGGGCTGGTGCGGCTCCGGGAGCCATTCTCGTTGCGCGACGCCACTATCATGACCTGGAGCGGCCTGCGCGGCGGCATCGCCATCGCCCTCGCCATGTCGCTTCCCCGGGGGCCGGGGGTACACATCCTGGTCATGGCGACCTACATGGTGGTGCTCTTCTCGATACTCGTGCAGGGCCCCACGCTGGGGCGTCTGCTGAACGGGAAGTAG